Genomic window (Spirosoma sp. KCTC 42546):
CCCATAAAAAACCTTATCCCAAATGGTATAGTTGTCGCTACTGCTTACTGTATATTCGCTTTTCCTCTTTCTAACTTAAGTTTCTCTATTCCAGAACTACTATGAAAAAAGTTAGTTTTCTAATCGCCCTGATTGGGGTAGTAGCTGGCTGCAAGCCCGCAGTTGATGTTGACCTTGCCAGGTTAGTAGAAGGTGTTTATCAGCTAAATGAATATAGTTCACCAACCCGACTTGACGTCCTGCCCAGTGGTACCCTACTTGTTACCAGACTGGATAATGAGCATGTGCGTATTCAAGCTATTGGGTTAACGGGTAAAACCAAAATAGCTTATACGCTGCCCAAAGTCCTGATAATCAATGTGAATCGGACAACCAATGCGTTGTCAGTGAAAGGCAAAGATGTGGGACAGGTAGTGGATGATGGCGCAAGTCGATTTGTAACGATAATGCCTAGTTCAAAAATAAAATTAAGCGCAATGGTATTTTAAACGGTTGTCATTTTCGCGCTGTTTGGGCCACTGTCTGGACAAATCGATTTAGTCGAAGTTTTAGTATTGTTGACGGAAATAAACTCCTTGGCTTAATGAGCGATTGGACAAATTTGGGTTTTAGTTGTAACTTTTGTTAGTGTATTTGTCTTTTCGGTAACAATCCTATTTCTTCGGATCGTTCATACCTTTTCCTGTGTAATTGGAGTATCCCTATTGGCAATCGCCAGTGGGGATTTTTTGTTACATTTAAGTTGTAGCCGAATCCTCCTCACGATGCTGGTTTACCAAGTATTCGTGTTAAAGCGCGATGTAGTTTAGCCTATATAATAATCCAACTAGTTTACTGGCGATTTGCTGAAGGGAGGCTGTTTTGTATGCGTCTGCGCCTTTTTGGTTAAAATTTTATTAGAATAAGGGCCTTTGATAATCCATTTATCATCCTGGTCGTTTTAATAGAAAAACCTTTACCCATATGAGCAACTCGAAATCACGCTTGTTTTTCTTCCCTAACCGCTTCTGTAGTACAATTCCAGTTAGTACCACTGGCTCACTATGGGCGGGTTATGGTGGCTTTCATTATACCGCCTGTAGTTTTTTGCTGACCAAGCTTGATCCTGGTCTGGGCGTTCGAACGCTCCGCGCTGCTTGCCAGTTTATTCCAGTGGGATTTGATTATGTTACCACTCACTATCCATCCCGACACCTTCGCTCCCGACTACGCAAGTGGATACGAATTGATGACTCGCTGCTGGTTTCTAATTTCAGGTCCCATTTCCACAAATGGGCTGCCTAATGATCATTGTTGAAATTTGAATCTGGTTTACTCATGAGGTTTTGTGACTTTTCCTGAAATTTATTTTCTAAGGAAAAGTTAGTTCGTAATGGCGATTGTTCTCATGAAAATCAACAAAAAGTCATTCCCCATCCCTGGCCCCTGGACGCTGGTATTTATTATTTCTGGCTGGCTGTTCTGGCTAGCGATTGAGGCCATCTGGCGGTTATTTTAAGGGCTTAGTAGCTCTTGATAGGTACGCATGGCGGCCATAATTCCTGTGTACTCAAGAAAAGAAAGTAAAAGGTTATTGACCATAGCCTAGAAGCGTGCTTTATACCAGGCATCTGGCGGTTCATTAACTGGCCCACTCCCTGAATACGTATAGCCCTCCAGGAGTCTATATAAGTCTATTCTCACTCTAGCTTAATACTAATTGTCCTCCCAGATGTGCCAACACTAAACTGGCAGTCTTTAAATTTGGGTGCTGACAGACGGGGCCGAAAATTATTACTGAAACCGTAGGGTTCTTTAGGCATACCGAAAATCCGCTTGTCTAGTATGCCGTTCCCGTTTTCATCGTGAAAAACTGCAACTGCGTACTCTCCTGGCTCAATCGAAAATGTTGTTTGAGCATTACTTCCCTTAATGTCTGCCTTTTTGCCCTCCACGGGGTTTCCTTCCGGAAAACCGCTGTCAGGTTTAAATAACGCAATATAGACGGAGCCTTTTTGCGATCGGATATTCTGAATATCAATCGTTAAACTAGTTTTGGGCGACGAAGCTACAGGACTAATACTGGATGAAAGGAAACTGATAAGTGAAACCAAAAAGAGCATAGACAGAGTGTTTTTCTAAAAACGGATTTATCTTGCAGTTATGATAGCCCAGCCGTCCCCCCCGCCTAAACGATGGATCTCCAAACCGTTCCCTGATTCAGACGATCAGCAGCTGGCTATTCAATCGTTAACGCAGTCGTTGGGCATCAGTCCATTTCTGGCAGCTTTGCTGGTCCAGCGTGGGGTAACAACCTACAATGAAGCGCGGGTGTTTTTTAGGCCCGAAATTAGCCATTTGCACAATCCGTTCGACATGAAGGACATGGATCGGGCTATTATGCGTCTTCAAATGGCTATGCTACCCGAACGGGAGGAAAAAATCCTGATCTATGGCGACTACGATGTAGATGGTACGACTTCCGTAGCCCTGGTCTATAGCTTTCTGAAAAATTATCACTCAAAAATAGATTATTATATCCCTGATCGCTATAAAGAAGGCTATGGGATTTCGCGACAAGGTATTGAGTGGGCCGCCGAAAATGGGTTTTCGTTAATTATTGCGCTTGACTGTGGCATTAAATCCATTGAACGGGTAGCAGAAGCCAAAGCCCTCGGTGTCGATTTTATTATTTGTGACCACCACCGCCCAGGTGATGAATTGCCGGATGCCGCAGCCGTGCTGGACCCTAAGCGCAATGATTGTGTGTACCCCTATAAGGAATTGAGCGGTTGCGGGGTGGGGTTCAAATTGCTTCAGGCATTTTGTATGCATAAAGGCATTGAGCTGGATATCCTTTATCCATGCCTCGATTTAGTGGCCATCAGCATCGCATCGGATATTGTACCACTTACAGGAGAGAACCGTGTTTTGGCCTACTATGGCTTAAAATATCTTAACTCGGCACCTCGCACGGGTGTAAAAGCGTTAATCAAAATAGCGGGCTTTTCTCGGGAACTGGACATTACAAATCTGGTCTTCGGCTTGGGACCACGGATCAATGCGGCTGGGCGTATTCAACATGCAAAAGCCGCGGTGCAACTACTCCTGGCCGAATCGGAAGAGGAAGCCGACGAATTTGCCATGGCTATTAACAAACATAATAATAGCCGACGCGAGTTTGATAGTAGTATTACTGAACAGGCCTTAGCTATGATTCGGGAAAGTGACGTACTGACGCACGCTAAAAGTACAGTTTTGTACGATGCCAGTTGGCATAAAGGCGTTATTGGTATTGTAGCCTCTCGTTGCATCGAGCATTTCCATCGACCAACAATTATTCTGACACAGTCCAATAATAAGGCGGCTGGGTCGGCACGGTCGGTACCTGGGTTTGATGTGTATGAGGCCATTGAAGCTTGTTCTGATTTGCTGGAGCAGTTTGGAGGTCATACGTTTGCCGCTGGAATGACAATGCCTGTCGACAACATTGACGCGTTTCGACGAAAGTTTGAAGAGGTTGTATCTCGTACCATCAAGGAGGAACATCTGACTCCCCTGATCGACATCGACCTTCCATTGGACTTTAGCGAGATCAATGATAAACTCGTTCGGATTGTGAAACAAATGGGTCCCTTTGGCCCGCACAATCTACAGCCAACATTTATGTCCGACGATGTATATCTAGTTGGCGAACCAATTATTATGAAGGATAAACACTTGAAAATGAGTGTTAAACAAGGTAGGTCTGGGCATACATTAACAGCCATTGGCTTCGGGTATGCGCATCTTGCGGATCAGATTCGAGTGGGCAAACCCTTCTCGATCTGTTATCAGGTAGAACAGAATTTTTATAACGGAAATGTGTCTTTGCAGTTAATGCTCAAAGATTTGAAATGTAGTTAATGAGTCGGTAAGCGAGTAAGTCGATAAGTCAGTAAGTGGCTGACGCGAAAACAGTACACATGCGTCAGCCACTTACTGACTTATCGACTTACTCGCTTACCCACGAACTTATCATGATTCTTAGAACAGAAAATTTAATCAAGAAATACGGGTCAAGATTAGTCAACAACAATGTGTCGTATCAGGTAGAAACCGGCGAAATTGTGGGGCTACTTGGACCAAATGGTGCGGGAAAAACCACCTCATTTTATATGGCAGTTGGTCTGGTAAAGCCGAACAGTGGAAAGGTTTTTATCGATGATTTAGATGTTACTGCCTTGCCTATGTACAAACGGGCGCGACTTGGGCTTGGTTATCTGGCGCAGGAAGCCTCCGTTTTTCGCGATCTGAGTGTTGAAGAAAATGTGCTGGCGGTTCTTGAAATGACCTCTATACCCAAGAAGCAACAAAAGGAAAAAGTAGAAGAACTGCTGGAGGAGTTCAGCCTGACGCACGTTCGGAAGAGCAAAGGTAAAGTGCTTTCGGGAGGTGAACGCCGACGAACGGAGATTGCACGGGCGCTGGCTGTTGACCCTAAATTTATTCTCCTGGACGAACCTTTTGCGGGTGTCGATCCCATTGCTGTTGAGGATATTCAGAGCATTGTTGCTAAGCTAAAACATCGTAACATCGGTATCCTGATTACCGACCACAACGTAAATGAAACGCTCTCCATCACCGACCGGGCGTACCTGCTTTTCGAAGGAAAAATCCTGAAACAGGGTACCGCTGAAGAACTAGCCAACGACGAACAGGTTCGACGAGTGTACCTGGGGCAGCATTTTGAGTTGAAGCGGAAGGTATAGGTGCGGATAAATTATCCCAGCACTTCCCTCAACACCGGTAACGACTTCACTTCTCCCACCGAATCAATGTGGATTTGGTAGTAGGCTACCAGCGCATCGAGCAATTCATTGCGGGCTGATCGATGCAGTTTAATGGGCGTTCCGAGCGGTTGACGCAGCATGATGTTTAAAGCCGTTTCCATTTCGTTATCGGGCAGGAATGGATAGGAGTTTTCGCGAAGTTGATCCTCGAACTCGCGGGCCGATTCGGGGCCGAAACCCAGGAAGAACGATAGCTTGAGCAGAAAGGCTAGGTGGAAATTTTCGTAATTTGTGTGGGCTTCCTCCAGAAATAATACAGAATCAACCAGAAACCGGAAGAGAACCGGGCTGCTTGCTTCTTCTTTCAACACTTTGTTCAGCATCTCCGTCACAAACATGGCGATCGTTGACTTTGCTACTTCGAACGGCAGGCTCTGAAACGGGTAGCTGGTTTTAACCTCCGACAGCCGGTGCAGATCGCGGTCGTGTTTGTTATAAACAACCATGTCCAGCAACGTCAGTGGCTGAAACAAGGCTATTCTGTTGTTCTTACTTCGGGCCGTTCGGACGCTGTTGACAATGTAACTTTGCAAACCGAACTCTTCGGTGTAGATGCGGGCGATAATAGACGTTTCGCGGTAACGAAGGTAACTGAGGGCAAGGCCCCGGGTTTTTTGCAGCATTTCCTGGAAAGCAGTAAACTATCTAAGATAACGCTTTTTAGTGTAAAAAGTCGCCTTCGTGCACTATAATTGCTGACAAATTCGCCTTCCATGAAACTTTACAAAACCCGCTTCGGCATTGTTGCTGACTATCAAAATCAATTTTATTCCATTCCTGCCGCTGATTGGGACGAATTGGTCAATCGAGATGATTTGCATGATTTTTTAGTAACTACAACGGCAATTACCCCGCCATCGGATGAGGCCGAAGCCTGGACTAAATCCAGCGTACTGGCTCCCATTGGTCGTCAGGAAGTGTGGGCATCGGGGGTTACCTACCTGCGTAGCCGAAACGCGCGTATGGAAGAGTCAAAAAAATCAGGGGGCGATAACTTTTATGACCGCGTTTACGATGCCGAACGGCCCGAGTTGTTCTTCAAAGCCACGCCTGAGCGCGTTGTTGGGCCAGGCGCTAACGTTCGTATTCGGGCAGACTCAACCTGGAATGTACCCGAGCCAGAATTGACCCTGTTTATTACATCGACGGGTAAAATAGTTGGCTATACCTGCGGTAACGACATGAGTTCGCGGAGTATTGAGGGTGAGAATCCGTTGTATTTGCCACAAGCCAAAAGCTACGATGGTAGTGCAGCCCTTGGCCCCTGCCTCTATGTTCCTAAAACACCTATTGCGCCCGAAACACAGATTCGACTGGAAATCATTCGGGATGATCAGGCCGTTTTTACGAATAACATCGCTATTGATCAAATGAAACGACAGCATACGGAACTGGTCTCGTTTCTGTTTCGTGAGTGTTCCTTCGCCAACGGATGTTATCTGATGACGGGTACAGGTATTGTGCCTCCCGATAGTTTTACGCTTCGCTCCGGCGACGAAATCAGTATTAGCATCGAAGGAATCGGAACGCTAACGAATGTAGTAGGGTAGGTTAACCAGTTTTTAAACGCAAAGGGCGCAAAGGTTATCGCAAAGAACGCAAAGTTTTTCCTTACGTGCCTTGCGTTTTCTTTGCGCCCTTTGCGGTTAAAAACTGGTTAAGAAACCACCCGAATTTTCGTTTTCACCTCCGCCACCTTCTCTCGCAATGCATCCAGCGAATCGTCCATGACTGTTACGTGGCCCATTTTGCGGAAGGGTTTGGTGATGGCTTTGCCGTAGAAAAATGGGAATACCCCTGGCATGGCCAGCAGGTTTTCTAAGCCTTCATAAACAGCTGGCCCGGTATGACCATCCTCACCGAGGAGGTTTACCATAGCAGCAGGTTGATAGGCTGACGTATCGCCAAGCGGATAGTTGAGGATGGCCCGCCAGTGCTGTTCAAACTGCGAAGTTACATTGGCACGTATGGTCTGGTGACCACTATTATGCGGGCGCGGAGCTACTTCGTTAATCAACACATTTCCAGACTTATCCAGGAATAATTCTACTGCCAGTAAACCCACAATACCAAAGGCATCAGCGGTTTTACGAGCAATATCCTGCGCTTGCTGATTGATATTATCCGAAATTTCAGCAGGGGCAAAGAGGTATTCAACCAGATTTAGTTCTGGGTGAAAAACCATCTCGACGGTTGGAAAGGTCTGTACCTCACCTTGCTCATTTCGGGCAACAATGACGGCTAATTCTTTCTCGAAATCAACGGCTTTTTCCAGGACACCGGGAGCGTCGAAGGCTTTTCCAACATCGGCAACTGTTGCAATACGCTGAACACCACGACCATCGTATCCATCGCGACCGAGTTTATGGAAAGCAGGAAAAAAGTCGGGCTGATGAATTTCTAGTAAGGCGACATCCGCCCGATTTTCGGTCAGAATAAAATCGGCAGTGGGTAGGTTATGGTCGTGGTAAAATTGTTTCTGTAGTCGTTTGTCCTGGATAATCCGAATGACCGATGGTTGTGGAAAAACACGTTTTCCTTCGCGTTCAAGCGCTTCGAGTGCTTCTACATTAACGCGCTCAATTTCAATTGTCAGCACATCGACCGACTGCCCAAATTGATACACCGTATCGTAATCAATTAATGAGCCTTGAGTAAATTGAGTGCAGAGATGCCGACAAGGTGCTTCGGCATCGGGGTCAAGAATATGAACGCGGAGATTCCAGTCAATTGCGGCTTGCAAGAGCATCAGGCCAAGCTGGCCCCCGCCGAGAATACCAATAGTAGGTGTCACGTGTTGGTGGAGTGAGTTGTAGTATGTGCAGTGAGTGCAGATAGTGCGGCTGCAAAATTACTGCTTTTACCCACTACACCCACTGCACATACTATACTAATTCCAGTATCTAATCTCTCCGCTTAATATCCGAGCCGCCCGACTCACTCTTGGCTAATACTTTAGCGGAGCCGGAATAATAAATGTCTGAACCTCCCGATGCCTTCATGCTCAACTCTTTACTGGCGTTGACATACACATCAGAACCACCCGATGAGTTGGCATTGCAGATGTCGGCAGTTAGTTTGCGGGCATCTAGGTCGGCACCACCCGAACCATTGGCGTTAAGTGTACGAACAGAGCCTTGAAGGATAGCATCTGCTCCGCCCGATGCGGATACGTTCAATTGATCGGCTTTAAGCTCCAGTTTTACATCCGACCCACCCGATGCATCCAGATTCAGATCGTTGAAGGAGAGCCTACCCTGACCAAACACATCCGCACCGCCCGACGCCTGTAAGTTATTCAACTGTTTAAATGTCAGATAGGCTTTCACGTAAGTATTACGACCAAAATTCCAGCCACTGAACCCTTTTCGTTCAATATAGAGTTTCAACGTACCATTTTTGACTTCCGAGATAACCCGATCTTCGTCGACGCCTTTTGCTTCGAGCGTTAGTTTTTCCGAGTTTCCCTGCGTTAAATAAACGTCAATGCCGCTGCTGACACTCAAGCCCGTAAATCCTGAAACAGTGCGATCTTTTTTCCAATCGTCGGTGCTCGCCGAGTTTATA
Coding sequences:
- a CDS encoding DUF2141 domain-containing protein, coding for MLFLVSLISFLSSSISPVASSPKTSLTIDIQNIRSQKGSVYIALFKPDSGFPEGNPVEGKKADIKGSNAQTTFSIEPGEYAVAVFHDENGNGILDKRIFGMPKEPYGFSNNFRPRLSAPKFKDCQFSVGTSGRTISIKLE
- the recJ gene encoding single-stranded-DNA-specific exonuclease RecJ; this translates as MIAQPSPPPKRWISKPFPDSDDQQLAIQSLTQSLGISPFLAALLVQRGVTTYNEARVFFRPEISHLHNPFDMKDMDRAIMRLQMAMLPEREEKILIYGDYDVDGTTSVALVYSFLKNYHSKIDYYIPDRYKEGYGISRQGIEWAAENGFSLIIALDCGIKSIERVAEAKALGVDFIICDHHRPGDELPDAAAVLDPKRNDCVYPYKELSGCGVGFKLLQAFCMHKGIELDILYPCLDLVAISIASDIVPLTGENRVLAYYGLKYLNSAPRTGVKALIKIAGFSRELDITNLVFGLGPRINAAGRIQHAKAAVQLLLAESEEEADEFAMAINKHNNSRREFDSSITEQALAMIRESDVLTHAKSTVLYDASWHKGVIGIVASRCIEHFHRPTIILTQSNNKAAGSARSVPGFDVYEAIEACSDLLEQFGGHTFAAGMTMPVDNIDAFRRKFEEVVSRTIKEEHLTPLIDIDLPLDFSEINDKLVRIVKQMGPFGPHNLQPTFMSDDVYLVGEPIIMKDKHLKMSVKQGRSGHTLTAIGFGYAHLADQIRVGKPFSICYQVEQNFYNGNVSLQLMLKDLKCS
- the lptB gene encoding LPS export ABC transporter ATP-binding protein: MILRTENLIKKYGSRLVNNNVSYQVETGEIVGLLGPNGAGKTTSFYMAVGLVKPNSGKVFIDDLDVTALPMYKRARLGLGYLAQEASVFRDLSVEENVLAVLEMTSIPKKQQKEKVEELLEEFSLTHVRKSKGKVLSGGERRRTEIARALAVDPKFILLDEPFAGVDPIAVEDIQSIVAKLKHRNIGILITDHNVNETLSITDRAYLLFEGKILKQGTAEELANDEQVRRVYLGQHFELKRKV
- the recO gene encoding DNA repair protein RecO produces the protein MLQKTRGLALSYLRYRETSIIARIYTEEFGLQSYIVNSVRTARSKNNRIALFQPLTLLDMVVYNKHDRDLHRLSEVKTSYPFQSLPFEVAKSTIAMFVTEMLNKVLKEEASSPVLFRFLVDSVLFLEEAHTNYENFHLAFLLKLSFFLGFGPESAREFEDQLRENSYPFLPDNEMETALNIMLRQPLGTPIKLHRSARNELLDALVAYYQIHIDSVGEVKSLPVLREVLG
- a CDS encoding fumarylacetoacetate hydrolase family protein; its protein translation is MKLYKTRFGIVADYQNQFYSIPAADWDELVNRDDLHDFLVTTTAITPPSDEAEAWTKSSVLAPIGRQEVWASGVTYLRSRNARMEESKKSGGDNFYDRVYDAERPELFFKATPERVVGPGANVRIRADSTWNVPEPELTLFITSTGKIVGYTCGNDMSSRSIEGENPLYLPQAKSYDGSAALGPCLYVPKTPIAPETQIRLEIIRDDQAVFTNNIAIDQMKRQHTELVSFLFRECSFANGCYLMTGTGIVPPDSFTLRSGDEISISIEGIGTLTNVVG
- a CDS encoding 5-(carboxyamino)imidazole ribonucleotide synthase, which produces MLLQAAIDWNLRVHILDPDAEAPCRHLCTQFTQGSLIDYDTVYQFGQSVDVLTIEIERVNVEALEALEREGKRVFPQPSVIRIIQDKRLQKQFYHDHNLPTADFILTENRADVALLEIHQPDFFPAFHKLGRDGYDGRGVQRIATVADVGKAFDAPGVLEKAVDFEKELAVIVARNEQGEVQTFPTVEMVFHPELNLVEYLFAPAEISDNINQQAQDIARKTADAFGIVGLLAVELFLDKSGNVLINEVAPRPHNSGHQTIRANVTSQFEQHWRAILNYPLGDTSAYQPAAMVNLLGEDGHTGPAVYEGLENLLAMPGVFPFFYGKAITKPFRKMGHVTVMDDSLDALREKVAEVKTKIRVVS
- a CDS encoding head GIN domain-containing protein, translating into MKAIIAGIFILTTSINSASTDDWKKDRTVSGFTGLSVSSGIDVYLTQGNSEKLTLEAKGVDEDRVISEVKNGTLKLYIERKGFSGWNFGRNTYVKAYLTFKQLNNLQASGGADVFGQGRLSFNDLNLDASGGSDVKLELKADQLNVSASGGADAILQGSVRTLNANGSGGADLDARKLTADICNANSSGGSDVYVNASKELSMKASGGSDIYYSGSAKVLAKSESGGSDIKRRD